The Nostoc sp. PCC 7524 nucleotide sequence AAAATCCTTATCGCCCAAGGTTCCCGAAAGGTCTTATTACGCATGGCGTTATAAAGGAATTGATGAGTTACTATTTTTAGGAAATGCCCAAGCTGCCCAGCAATCTTTTCTAACAGCAGCAAATTGGGCGAGTCAATACCCAGATGAAGAAAGTCAACTTGTAGCTTTAACTTCTCAAAAAACTGCCGAATTTCTTAGCCGTAATCCTAATAGCAAGTATGCACAAATTGCGACTTGGGGAATGATTTTAAGCAATCCACTTGACGACAGAACTCGTAAACGAGCTATTAGCGCCATTGAGAAATTAGGAGGAGAAGTAATTACCAACCCAGACGGCACTAATAGAATTAAATTGCCACCACAAGATTAAATATTAGGCAATAGGTGACAGGTGACAGGTGACAGGTGATAGGTGACAGGTGATAGTCAATCTCTACCTTGTCTCCTCTGCTCCCCTGCTCCTCTGCTTTCCCAGTCCCCAATCCCCAATCCCCAATCCCCAATCCCCAGTCCCCAATCCCCAAAATGTTCTGGTACAACGGCAAACTCATCCAGTCCCAAACTTTGGAATTAAATATTAATGATCCAGGGTTACTTTATGGTGCAACAGTTTTTACAACCCTACGGGTGTATGGCAACTCCCTAGATAGTAGTTTAACTAACTGGCAGGCGCACTGCGATCGCCTACTTTTCTCCCTCAAATCTTTTGCTTGGACACAACCAGACTGGAAACGTCTGCGTCAAGGTGCAGAAATGATGCTGGCTCACTTCCCAGTTCTCAGAATTGCCATCTTTCCCGATGGTAGGGAATGGATAATTGGCAGACTTTTACCAGAGGATTTGTTAGCTAAACAACAGCATGGTGTAATTTGTGCCGTTGCCAATGCCGAATTATTTCGTAGTCTAGCTTCTCATAAAACGGGTAACTATCTGGGTGCATGGTTAGCCATCAACCAAGCCAAATCCCACGCCCAAGAAGCAATACTTGTAGATACTACAGGTAATTGGCTAGAAACCGCCACAGGCAATCTTTGGGGGTGGGGTGACGGGAACTGGTGGACACCGCCATTAACTGCGGGTATATTACCTGGAATTAGCCGTCAGCAACTAATTGGCTGGCTGTACAACCATCAGCAGATAGTATGTGAACAACCTTGGACACCAGAATTAGTTAAAGGCTTAGAAGCGATCGCCTACACTAATAGTGTGATGGAAATAATCCCCATTCATACAGTTGTTCAGCCCACAGGCTCGCTACAATATGATCCCTATCATCCTCACTTTCAGCAACTTAAAGAGCTATTCCTAACATGACAGACCAGCGATTTTGTTATACCTTAAGATAAGTTAACATAATTCTAATAATGCCCTACGCACAAAAATACGGGAGGATAAACCTCAGTGAATAAAAGATGGAGAAATGCGGGGCTGTACGCGCTGCTATTTATTGTTGTAATTGCGCTTGGCACAGCTTTCTTTGATAAACAACCCCAAAGTCGGGAAACATGGCGTTATAGCCAGTTTATTCAAGAAGTTGAAAAAGGCAGAGTAGAAAAAGTTAGTTTAAGTGCAGACCGTTCCACAGCGTTGGTAACGCCCAAGTACGACCCTAGTAAAAAACTTGTTACCTTAGTCAACGACCCAGATTTAGTAAATACGCTTACTTCCAAAGGTGTTGATATTTCTGTGCTGCCCCAAACCGACGAAGGATTTTGGTTTAAGGCACTCAGCAGCCTATTCTTCCCTGTATTGCTTCTAGTCGGCTTATTCTTCTTGCTCCGTCGCGCTCAAAGTGGCCCAGGTAGCCAAGCCATGAACTTTGGGAAATCCAAAGCGAGAGTGCAGATGGAACCCCAAACTCAAGTCACCTTTGGGGATGTGGCTGGGATTGACCAAGCCAAACTAGAACTAAATGAAGTCGTAGACTTTCTGAAAAACGCTGACCGCTTTACCGCAGTCGGTGCCAAAATTCCCAAAGGTGTACTGTTAGTAGGCCCCCCTGGTACTGGTAAAACCCTCCTAGCTCGTGCTGTGGCTGGGGAAGCAGGTGTACCATTTTTCTCCATCTCTGGTTCTGAGTTTGTGGAAATGTTCGTTGGTGTGGGTGCGTCCCGCGTCCGCGACTTGTTCGAGCAAGCTAAAACCAATGCGCCTTGTATCGTATTCATCGATGAAATTGACGCTGTAGGTCGTCAACGCGGTGCAGGTTTAGGTGGTGGTAACGATGAACGGGAACAAACCCTTAACCAGTTACTTACCGAAATGGACGGTTTTGAAGGTAACACTGGTATCATTATTATCGCTGCCACCAACCGTCCCGACGTACTCGACGCAGCCCTATTGCGTCCCGGTCGTTTTGACCGTCAAGTTGTCGTAGACCGTCCCGATTATGGTGGACGCAGTGAAATTCTCAAAGTTCATGCCCGTGGCAAGACCCTAGCCAAAGACGTAGACTTAGATAAAATCGCTCGTCGTACCCCTGGCTTTACCGGTGCAGATTTATCTAATCTGCTCAACGAAGCCGCAATTTTGGCAGCCAGACGCAACTTAACTGAAATTTCGATGGATGAAATCAATGATGCCATCGATCGCGTCCTTGCAGGCCCAGAGAAGAAAGACAGGGTAATGAGCGAAAAACGCAAAACCCTAGTAGCTTATCACGAAGCTGGTCATGCTTTAGTTGGTGCATTGATGCCCGACTATGACCCAGTACAAAAAATCAGCATTATTCCCCGTGGTCGTGCCGGTGGTTTAACTTGGTTCACCCCCAGCGAAGACCGCATGGATACAGGCTTATACAGCCGCGCTTATCTTGAAAATCAGATGGCTGTGGCTTTAGGTGGTCGTTTAGCTGAAGAAATTGTCTTCGGTGAAGAAGAAGTTACCACTGGTGCTTCCAACGACTTGCAACAGGTAGCGCGTGTAGCCCGTCAGATGATTACCCGATTTGGCATGAGTGACAAACTCGGCCCCGTCGCCCTCGGTCGCCAGCAGGGTAATATGTTCCTCGGTCGCGATATCATGTCAGAGCGTGATTTCTCTGAAGAAACTGCCGCTACCGTTGACGAAGAAGTTCGCAAACTTGTAGACACAGCCTACAACCGCGCTAAAGACGTGTTGGTAAGTAACCGCCACATCTTAGATCAAATCGCGCAAATGCTGGTTGATAAAGAAACCGTAGATGCCGACGAACTGCAAGAAATCCTCGCAAATAACGACGTGAAAACCGCCGCTTTTGCCTAGTTTTCCAGGTTTATAGTCGGCACTTGAGTGCTGATAAACATCAAAAATAATCATAAAAATGGGGTAATTATTACCATAATTACCCCATTTTTTTAACCACAATCACAACCTCGTGATTTATGTAGCAGAAGGCAATAGGCAATAGTCATGAGTTTTTCTCCCCTGCCCCTCTGCCCCTCTGCCCCTCTGCTCCCCTGCTTCTTCCCTGTCACCTGTCACCTGTCACCTGCTTAACTACTAACAATCCCTGACCACTGGACTTTTTTCTGTTGTTCACGACGATAAGAAAAGAAATGTTCTGGAGTTTGGTAGGTACAGTAAGGCGCGATCGCTATTTGCTCTACACTAATCCCTAAACTCGTCATTTGCAAAGCATTCACTCGTCTGACATCTAGC carries:
- a CDS encoding aminotransferase class IV — protein: MFWYNGKLIQSQTLELNINDPGLLYGATVFTTLRVYGNSLDSSLTNWQAHCDRLLFSLKSFAWTQPDWKRLRQGAEMMLAHFPVLRIAIFPDGREWIIGRLLPEDLLAKQQHGVICAVANAELFRSLASHKTGNYLGAWLAINQAKSHAQEAILVDTTGNWLETATGNLWGWGDGNWWTPPLTAGILPGISRQQLIGWLYNHQQIVCEQPWTPELVKGLEAIAYTNSVMEIIPIHTVVQPTGSLQYDPYHPHFQQLKELFLT
- the ftsH3 gene encoding ATP-dependent zinc metalloprotease FtsH3, which translates into the protein MNKRWRNAGLYALLFIVVIALGTAFFDKQPQSRETWRYSQFIQEVEKGRVEKVSLSADRSTALVTPKYDPSKKLVTLVNDPDLVNTLTSKGVDISVLPQTDEGFWFKALSSLFFPVLLLVGLFFLLRRAQSGPGSQAMNFGKSKARVQMEPQTQVTFGDVAGIDQAKLELNEVVDFLKNADRFTAVGAKIPKGVLLVGPPGTGKTLLARAVAGEAGVPFFSISGSEFVEMFVGVGASRVRDLFEQAKTNAPCIVFIDEIDAVGRQRGAGLGGGNDEREQTLNQLLTEMDGFEGNTGIIIIAATNRPDVLDAALLRPGRFDRQVVVDRPDYGGRSEILKVHARGKTLAKDVDLDKIARRTPGFTGADLSNLLNEAAILAARRNLTEISMDEINDAIDRVLAGPEKKDRVMSEKRKTLVAYHEAGHALVGALMPDYDPVQKISIIPRGRAGGLTWFTPSEDRMDTGLYSRAYLENQMAVALGGRLAEEIVFGEEEVTTGASNDLQQVARVARQMITRFGMSDKLGPVALGRQQGNMFLGRDIMSERDFSEETAATVDEEVRKLVDTAYNRAKDVLVSNRHILDQIAQMLVDKETVDADELQEILANNDVKTAAFA